GGGTGAGTTCGGGGTGGTCGGAAAAATGTTCCGGGGAGGGGGATTGGCCGTATCTGTTCCGGTGATCACTGCCCGTGTGAAGCACCTAGAAGATTCCGAACCATGCCGAGTACGAGACGACGATCATCACGATGAGCAGTATGATCAGCCCTTTGTAGACGCATCCCGGACAGATGCCGATGCTGCTTCCCGTGCACTCGGGGCAGTAGGTTTTCTGGCAGACCCGGCAGGTTCCGGTGGATTTTTTCTCTGGATGGCGTGAGCAGTGGCTCATGAAAGAGAAATGAGGTTCGGGCGGTAATATACCTGCCTTTTTGATATTTCGGTGCCGCTCCTTCACAACCATGAAGAGATCAGGGAGAGCATATTCAACGATGACAGCATTCGTCCCGCACTATGCCACCGACCGTCTGGTTTTTCATGACCCTGACCCGACGGACGCCCCTCCCCTCTATGTGCATGTCGTTGATGCTGCTGTCGTCTGTGGACCGGGCGGTCGGGTGCTCCATGAGGCGCCGCCCGACGGGTGCGGGGACGCTTCGATCCCCCTCGGGAGCCTTGATGGGCGCCAGGTGTTCGCCCTCGGGTGCGAGGCGGTGCCGGAAGGGTTCAGGGCAGTCCCCCTCCGCGACCTCTTCGGGCTGGTGGATGACGAGACGCTTGGCATTGCCGGGCGGGCGGTGCAGTGCATGGAGTTCGACCGCACCCACCGCTACTGCGGGCGGTGCGGCACTGAAACCAGAATGAAGGAGGACGAGATCGCCCGTGTCTGCCCATCCTGCGGTCTGGTCGTCTATCCCGTCCTCTCGCCGGCTGTGATCGTCCGGGTGGTGCGGGGGGATCGGATCCTGCTTGCCCGCTCCCCCGGTTTTCCCCGGGGACGGTATTCGGTGATCGCCGGTTTCGTCGAACCCGGGGAGACACTCGAGCATGCCGTACAGAGGGAGGTGGCGGAGGAGACCGGCATTTCCGTTGCCAATCTCCGCTACTTCGGCAGCCAGCCCTGGCCCTTCCCCCACTCCCTGATGATCGGGTTTACCGCAGACTATGCCGGCGGCGAGGTCCGCCCGGATGGCGTGGAGGTGGAGGAGGCCGCGTGGTTCACGGCCGACTCCCTCCCTGATCTCCCGGGCAGGGCAAGCATTTCACGGGCGCTGATCGATGACTGGCTTGAAGAACAGTGAAACTGGTATAACGGATCACGCCAATCTGATGGTAGAGATCACTCCCCGATTCATGTTTTATGGTGCACCACAATGACTGATTCAGTAGTTGACAGCATCCTTGCGGCCCGGTACCTCCGCAAGGGCGAGAAAACGTTTGAAGATATCTGCCACCGCGTGGCTGTAGCGCTTGCGCGGAACGAGGGCGAGCGCCAGGAGTATTATGAGGCGATGCACTCCCTCCGCTTCCTCCCCAACTCCCCCACCCTGATGAATGCCGGCACCGAGATCGGGCAGCTCTCGGCCTGTTTCACCCTGTATGTCGGCGACTCGATCCCGGAGATCTTCCATGCCCTCGAATGGGGGGCGCTGATCCACAAGAGCGGGGGCGGCACCGGCTACAACTTCTCAAAGATCCGTCCTGAGGGCGCGCCCGTCCAGTCCACCGACGGCGTGGCATCCGGCCCGATCTCGTTCATGAAGGTCTTCAACGCCGCCACCGATGTGATCAAGCAGGGCGGGCGGCGGCGCGGGGCGAACATGGGCATCCTGAATGTCTGGCATCCCGACGTCCTCCGTTTCATCCATGCGAAGAATGTGGAGGGCGAACTCTCGAACTTCAACATCTCGGTGATGGTCAACGACCGCTTCATGGAGTTCGTGGAATCCGGCCAGATGGGCAAGGTGTGGATCACCCACCCCTACACGGACGAGGAGATCACGGTCGGCGCCATCTGGAACGGCATCATCGATGGCATCTGGCGGAACGGCGAGCCCGGTGTCCTCTTCTACGACGAGATCAACCGGAAGAACCCGACGCCGCAGCTGGGCGATATTGATACGACCAATCCTTGCGGCGAACAGCCGCTTCTCCCATTCGAGTCCTGCGTTCTGGGATCGATCAATCTTTCGAAGTTTGTTTCAGGATCTGCCATCGATGAAGAGAGTTTGAAGCGGACCGTCCGCATGGCGGTGCGTTTCCTGGACGCCGTCATCGACAACAACGTCTTCCCGATCCCGCAGATCGAGGAGGCGACCGGAAAGACCAGGAAGGTCGGTCTCGGGCTGATGGGTGTCCACGACGCCCTGCTGATGCTTGGTCTTCCCTACGACGCAGAGGAAGGGCGCCGCCTCTGCGAGCGGGTGATGGCCCTGGTAAACGATACGGCGGTCGAGGAGTCGCACGTCCTTGCCGGGGAGAGAGGCGTCTTTCCGGCATTTGAGGGGAGTGTCTGGGGTGAGTATGGGATGCGCAACGCCGCCCTCACCACCATCGCCCCGACCGGCACCATATCCCTGCTTGCCGGGTGTTCGAGCGGGGTCGAACCGGTCTTCTCCTATGCCTATACCCGGAAAAACACCGTCGGCAAGACCTTCGTGATGCTCCACCCGATCTTCGAGGCCGAACTCAGAAGAGTGGTCGGTGCGCTCGGACTCGGCAGCGATGAGGTCGAAGAGCGGGTGCAGGCGGTGATCGACCATGTCCACGAGACCGGGACGGTGCGGGACATCGGGTGGCTTCCGGTCTCCTTCAGGCGCCTCTTCCAGACCGCCCTCGATATCGACTGGCGCGACCATGTGCGCATGCAGGCAGTCTTCCAGCGTCATGTGCATGCCTCCATATCCAAGACGATCAACATGCCCAATGCCGCCACCCGCGAGGAGATCGGCGAGGCGGTGCTGATGGCATGGCGGAGCGGTCTCAAGGGGATGACCATCTACCGGACGGGCAGCCGCGAGGACGTGGTGCTCGCCCTGAAGGAGAAGAAACCGGCGGAAAAACCCGAAGAAAAACCGACCACCCGCCCGAAGGAGCTGGCAGGGCGGACCTATCTCTGCCAGTCGGGGTGCTGCCGCCTCTATATCACCGTCAACCTCCTCGGTGACCGCCCGTGGGAGGTGTTTATCAGGACCGTCGGGAGCGGGGGCTGCGAGGCGAACTCCAATGCCCTCGGCCGTGCGATCTCCACCGGTCTCCAGAACGGCGTTCCCTATCAGAAGTTTGTCAAGCAGTTCGCAAAGGTGAACTGCATATCGGCCCTGAAGAACCCCGCCTCTGAGGGCCTCTCCTGTGCCGATGTCGTCGGCAGGTGCATCGACCTTGCGGCGTCGAAGCAGACGATCACCACCCTGGACACCTGGGAGATCACCGACGTCACCGGCAAGAAGAAGAATCTCTGCCCTGAGTGCGGCGCCGAACTCGATTTCGGCGAGGGGTGCAACCAGGGCATCTGCAAGAATTGCGGTTGGAGCGGCTGCAGCTAGGTGCAGCGTGAGGGGGGAGGCACCCGCCACTCCCATCTCCATCATTTTTTGAGGGGTCTTTGCCGATAATGTCGTCTAAATTGAAATAAAAACCAATTTTTTAAATTTTCATTTTTTATATTTTGAGATGCTTATATGTCGCATTGCAGTATAATATCCCGCTGAACTGAGATGCCTTCCCTGTGCAGTGATGAGTGTGTTGTTGCGATGCGGTGCGACCGTGATGTAAAATACATTGTTATTGACCAGTATCTCTTTGAAGTCCTCTCCAAAATCTCATCCGTTGATGATCCTGCCCTTGAAAATGAGTTATGCCGACTCCTGAAACGCATGCCGGTGAATGAGGGCATCGTCCACGTAAACGATGAATATCTGGAACAGATCTTTCGTATCTGCTACGGCTATATAAAGAACAATTCTGTGTGCGCCGCCATGCCTGATTAATAACGAGGCGTTCGGGCTCTGATGTGGTTTTTCGGGGTTCTCAGGCTTTTTTACTTTTCCCGGTATCAGAATCCTCTGGAAATGGGGCGGGGTTCACACCGGTTCATCTGTGTGACCGATGATCGAATGGTGCACCTGTCAGGGGTGGTGTCCCTGTGCAGTGTCAGAACTCTGTCCTGGAGAATCGATACTAAAAATAGGGTGATTGCCGGTTTTCCCCTTCCGGGGATATTCATTCTTCATTTCTTCTTCTGAAGTACAGGACGCCGGCGACAATCAGAACGATGATGATCACCGCCCCGAACCAGAGCGACATCCCCTCTGATCTGTCTGGCGATGTCCCGGTGATCTCCGGTACCACGGTCAGATATGGCTGTTCGTCTCCGAAGAGTGCGTAGGTGCTGAAATGATCGATATGGACCGTGATTGTCCTCTGACTCTCATCGATCTCTCCGGCGATGCGCTCCCATTCGTTGCTTGAGGTGTTGAGCCACCCGACCTCTGCACTGGGTCCGAATTTCTTCCATTCGTCCTCTGAAAGAATGAATGTGAGGGCGATGTCCGGTGAGAAGGTCGTTCCATCAGGGGTACACTCATAGGCGGAGATTGCCTGCGGGTGCTCAACCGCCCCGATTCCAGCGGCAGCCGGGAGGTCGGTTGTGGGCACGGCGACGATACGGATCGCGTCAACCGGCCTGCCGGACGCATCGCGTGCCGTCACTCCGACCTCGATGGAGAGGCAGGCGGTATGGTCATCCGCCCACACAATCACCGGTCTCTCCACCTCGCCGCCGGTCCCGAGCGGCAGGTCTGCCGTCGTGATAAACTCCACTCCCTCCACAGATGTTGAGGCGGGGTGGGTCACCGTCGGTTCCGGCGTAGGTGCAGGTGTGGTCTGGACCGGTGTGGGTGTCGGCGTTATCGTCGGCGTTGGTGTCGGCATATCGCTGTCATCGTTATCGTTCGGATACGAGACAGTGATGAACCGCTGTTTTTCGGCAGTAATGGTGCCATATGCGTTCGTGGCCGTCAGGGAGACCGTGTATGGGCCCGAACCCTGGTAGATATGCACCGGGTTCTGTTCGGTTGAGGTCTGCCTGTCGCCGAAGTCCCAGAGCCATGAGGTCGGCGTGCCGGTGGTCCGGTCGGTGAACCTGACCATCAGCGGGGCAGAGCCGGAGAGCGGTGTTGCGGTGAAATCGACCGTCATCAGGTTGGTGACGGTGATGTAGTCCATCTCTTCTGCCGTGTCCTCTCCTGCCGGGTTCGTGATCGAGAGAGCGACGTCATAGGTGCCGACGGCCGTGTAGGTGTGGACCGGGTTCTGCTGGGTCGAGGTCTGCCCGTCGCCGAAGTCCCAGTGCCAGGTCTCGGGATGGCCGTCCGAGTAGTCATAGAACTGCACCATGAGCGGTGCGGACCCTGCGAGCGGGGTGGCGGAGAAGCGTGCCACCGGATCTTCGTAGACGGTGTACGCCACAAGCGCCTTGTAGGAGAAACCATCCGGCGAGAGGGCGGTGAAGGTGTAGATGCCGTCGGCATAGGTGTAGGTCGTCTCGAGGTGGGTGACCGTACCGTCGGCGGCGAGGCTGAGGATGGTGAAACTGTCCGCCCCGCCCCATGCATCCACATAGGCGGCGGAGGCGCTCATCACGATGATCGCATCGGAGACCGTGATGTTCCCGAACTTGGATTTGTTGATCTCCATCGTATAGGCCACTTCTTCGAGTTCCGCGCCTTCAGATTCGCTGACGGCGAGCTGGAAGAGTCGGCCCATCGTCTCGTTCACGGCACCACGGGTGATCGTGACATTGAGGCGGGTGTCCGGGTCGGTCAGGCCGGAGAGGGCGCCGGAGATGTTTGCACTGATGCCGGTCGTGACCGCGCCCACGTCGCCGCTGAGGTCAACGGCATTCGTGATATTGCCGATCGAGGCACCGGTGCACTCACCGGTCCATTCCGAGGAACGGTTCTCCAGGCCTGCGGTGCGGATGGTGATGTCGATGCCGGGGTTGCGGACACAGATGGTGGTGTTGTCGTCGGTGATGGTGGCGTTCCGGTTTGCGGTGAGGTTGATGGCGACCTCCTGCGTGGCATCGTCGAAGGTCATGTTCGAAACCGTGACGGGCCGGGTGTCATTGAGGGCGGTCGGCACCGGTGTGATGGTGATGTAACCGGGCCGCATGTCGTCGAACTGGTAGGTGGCATTCTCTCGAGTCCACTGTGGATTGATAAGCCGGAGCTGGCGTTCACAGGGCAGACCGTTCGAGTGCACCTGCAGGTCGATGAGGGAGACGACGTCCTCGCTCGTGATGGCGTCCGGGGCGGCTGCACTGACCTGGAGCCAGCCGTTTGCGTTCCTGATATCGGAGGAGACGTTGAGGCCCGGCATGGTGGCATTGGCCCGGATATCGGTCACCGTCATGACCGTGCGGTTGTACTCCATGATGAAGGAGAGGTCGGTGACCTCATTGAGCCCTGCTGCCGTGACGGTCAGGTATTTCGACGATTCGACCGGCAGTGCCCCCGAGGGTGCGTCCACGGCGGTTCGAGCCTCGACGGCGATGGCGCCGTTCTCACGGATGACCGGCGATTCGTGGTCGGCGGTGTGGGCGGTGGCGTCCGTGATGGCGAGAGTGGCGGTCTGCCGGAGGCCTTCGATTGCGGGTGCGGACCGGAAGGTGATGTTTGCAACCGCAGCAGTGCCTTCGGCGGTGATGCCGGAGCCGTCGGCGATGGCAATGGAGACACGGCCGTTGGTGTTGTCAATCGTGGCATCGAAGACCGCCGCCTCGGTGAGGGGGGTCGGAGCGGCGCTGTCCACGGTGATGAGTGCCGGGTCATAGCCGATGGTGAAGGCGAGGGCGGTCGTGGCATCGAGTCCTTCGGCGGTCACCGGGAATTCGCCGCTCTCGTTTGCCGGGAGTCTGCCGGTGGGAGCGGTGAGCGTAATGGCAGGTGTGCTGCTCACGACGATGTAGTCTTCCCTGGTGAGGGTGTCCTGTCCATAGCCGTTTGCAACGGTGAGGGAGACGGTGTAGGTCCCCTCCTCTGTGTAGGTGTGGAGCGGGTTCCTCTCATCAGAGACATTTCCGTCACCAAATGTCCAGTTCCAGGTCTCAGGGCCGTCGGTAGAGGTGTCGGTGAAGGTCACCTGCAACGGTGCGTCACCCGAGAGGGGTGTGGCGGTGAACGCGGCCACCGGTGCGGTTCCGACCGGGGTGAGGGTGAAAGAGACCTCTGCTGTCTCGTCTGTGGCGACCTCTATGGATCGGGCGGATGACGGGTTGTAGCCGGCTTTCTCGACGGTGAGCGTGTGACTGCCGACCGGGATGTCAGGGAGCGTGGTGTTCGTGAGGGCAGTGGTGTTGCAGCCGTCCAGCCAGATCCATGCTTCGTCTGGTGAGGAGGTGACATGGATCGAGCCGCTCTCCTGTGTGAGGGTAAAGAAGACCTCACTCTCCTCATCCGGCACGACCGTCACGCTCCGGTTTGTCGGGCGCAGGTAACCGGGTTTCTCGACGGTGACCGTGTGAGTGCCGGCGGCGATACCGGTGAGGGTGGTGTTCGTGAGCTGACCGGTGTTCTCGCCGTCCAGCCAGATGGTGGCGTTCGCCGGACTGGAACCGACGCGGATGGCACCGGGGTGTGATATGAGGGTGAAGTCCACCGTTTCAATGGTGCCGACGGTTACGGTCGCAATCCTGCTCTGGGCATCGTATCCCTCCTTTTCGACGGTGACATTGTAGGTTCCGACGGGCTGATCAGCGAAGGTGAAGTTTGTGATTTCACCGGTTTCGGTGCCGTTCAGTGAGATCCGGGCACCGGCTGGTGTGGAGTTCACCTGCAGTGTGCCTGTCTGGCCAACAAGGGTGAAGTCGACGAGTTCGGTTTCGTCCCTAGAGAGGGTTACAATCCTGCTCTGGGCGTCGTATCCCTCCTTTTCGACGGTGACATTGTAGGTTCCGACGGGCTGATCAGCGAAGGTGAAGTTCGTGCTTTCACCGGTTTCAGTGCCGTTCAGTGATATCCGGGCACCGGCTGGTGTGGAGTTCACCTGCAGTGTGCCCGTCTGGCCCACAAGGGTGAATGCGACGAGTTCGGTCTCGTCCTTCGAGAGGGTTACAATCCTGCTCTGGGCGTCGTATCCCTCCTTTTCGACGGTGACGTTGTAGGTTCCGACGGGCTGATCAGCGAAGGTGAAGTTCGTGCTTTCACCGGTTTCAGTGCCGTTCAGTGATATCCTGGCACCTGCTGGTGTGGAGTTCACCTGCAGTGTGCCCGTCTGGCCCACAAGGGTGAATGCGACGAGTTCGGTCTCGTCCTTCGAGAGGGTTACAATCCTGCTCTGGGCGTCGTATCCCTCCTTTTCGACGGTGACGTTGTAGGTTCCGACGGGCTGATCAGCGAAGGTGAAGTTCGTGCTTTCACCGGTTTCAGTGCCGTTCAGTGATATCCTGGCACCTGCTGGTGTGGAGTTCACCTGCAGTGTGCCCGTCTGGCCCACAAGGGTGAATGCGACGAGTTCGGTCTCGTCCTTCGAGAGGGTTACAATCCTGCTCTGGGCGTCGTATCCCTCCTTTTCGACGGTGACGTTGTAGGCTCCGACGGGCTGATCAGCGAAGGTGAAGTTCGTGATTTCGCCGGTTTCAGTGCCGTTCAGTGATATCCTGGCACCTGCTGGTGTGGAGTTCACCTGCAGTGTGCCCGTCTGGCCAACAAGGGTGAATGCGACGAGTTCGGTTTCGTCCTTCGAGAGGGTTACAATCCTGCTCTGGGCGTCGTATCCCTCCTTTTCGACGGTGACGTTGTAGGTCCCGACCGGTTTGTCTGCCAGGGTGGCGTTCGTGAGGTCTCCCGTATCAGTGCCGTTCAGGTAGACCGCTGCTCCTGCCGGGGTGGAGTTGATCTGGAGTGTCCCGAGCTGCTGGACGAGCGTAAAGGAGACATCCTCGGTCTCGTCCTTCGAGAGGGTGACGATCTCTGTCGCCGGATCGTATCCATTCAACTCGACGGTGACATTGTAGATCCCGACCGGTTTGTCTTCGAGGGTGGCGTTCGTGAGGTCGCCGGTTGCGGTGCCGTTCAGGTATACCGCTGCCCCCGAGGGAGTGGAGTTGATCTGCAATGTCCCGAGCTGCTGGACGAGGGTAAAGGAGACATCCTCGGTCTCGTCCTTCGTGAGGGTGACGACCTCTGTCGCCGGGTCGTATCCGTCCAGTTCAACCGTGACGTTGTAGGTCCCGACCGGTTTGTCTTCGAGGGTAGCGTTCGTGAGGTCTCCCGTGGCCGTTCCGTTCAGATATACCGCCGCTCCGGAGGGAGTAGAGTTGATCTGCAACGTCCCGAGCTGCTGCACGAGCGTAAAGGAGACATCCTCGGTCTCGTCCTTGGTGAGAGTGACGATCTCCGTTGCCGGATCGTATCCGTCCAGTTCAACCGTGACGTTGTAGGTCCCGACGGGTTTGTCTGCGAGGGTAGCGTTCGTGAGGTCGCCGGTTGCGGTGCCGTTCAGGTAAACCGCCGCTCCCGCCGGTGTGGAGTTGATCTGCAATGTCCCGAGCTGCTGCACGAGCGTAAAGGAGACCTCCTCGGTCTCGTCCTTGGTGAGAGTGACGACCTCTGTCGCCGGATCGTATCCGTCCAGCTCCACGGTGACATTGTAGGTCCCGACCGGTTTGTCTGCGAGGGTGGCGTTTGTGAGGTCTCCGGTTGCGGTTCCATTCAGGTAAACCGCTGCTCCCACCGGCGTGGAGTTGATCTGCAACGTCCCGAGCTGCTGGACGAGCGTAAAGGAGACATCCTCGGTCTCGTCCTTGGTGAGAGTGACGATCTCCGTTGCCGGGTCATACCCGTTCAGTTCAACCGTCACATTGTAGGTCCCGACCGGTTTGTCTTCGAGGGTGGCATTCGTGAGGTCTCCGGTTGCGGTGCCGTTCAGGTAAACCGCCGCTCCCGAGGGCGTGGAGTTGATCTGCAGTGTCCCGAGCTGCTGCACCAGGGTGAAACTCACGTCCTCGGTCTCGTCCTTGGTGAGGGTGACGACCTCTGTCGCCGGATCGTATCCGTCCTTCAGGACGGTGACATTGTAGGTCCCGACCGGTTTGTCTTCGAGGGTTGCGTTCGTGAGGTCCCCGGTTGCGGTGCCGTTCAGGTAGACCGCCGCTCCTGCCGGAGTGGAGTTGATCTGCAATGTTCCGAGCTGCTGCACGAGGGTGAATGCGACCTCCTCGGTCTCGTCCTTGGAGAGGGTGACGATCTCCGTTGCCGGGTCGTATCCGTCCAGTTCAACCGTGACGTTGTAGGTCCCGACCGGTTTGTCTTCGAGGGTAGCGTTCGTGAGGTCTCCCGTGGCCGTTCCGTTCAGATATACCGCCGCTCCGGAGGGAGTAGAGTTGATCTGCAACGTCCCGAGCTGCTGGACGAGCGTAAAGGAGACCTCCTCGGTCTCGTCCTTGGAGAGGGTGACGATCTCCGTTGCCGGGTCGTATCCGTCCAGTTCAACCGTTACATTGTAGGTGCCGACCGGTTTGTCTGCGAGGGTGGCATTCGTGAGGTCGCCTGTAGCAGTGCCGTTCAGGTAGACCGCCGCTCCGGAGGGAGTGGAGTTGATCTGCAATATCCCGAGCTGCTGCACCAGGGTGAAACTCACGTCCTCGGTCTCGTCCTTGGAGAGGGTGACGATCTCGGTCGCCGGGTCGTATCCCTCCTTTTCGACGGTGACGTTGTAGGCTCCGACCGGTTTGTCTGCGAAGGTGAAGTTTGTGATTTCGCCGGTTTCAGTGCCGTTCAGTGAGATCCGGGCGCCTGTTGGTGTGGAGTTCACCTGCAGTGTGCCTGTCTGGCCAACAAGGGTGAATGCGACGAGTTCGGTCTCGTCCTTCGAGAGGGTTACAATCCTGCTCTGGGCGTCGTAACCCTCCTTTTCGACGGTGACGTTGTAGGTCCCGACTGGTTTGTCTGCCAGGGTGACGTTCGTGAGGTCTCCCGTGGCCGTTCCGTTCAGATAGACGCTGGCTCCTGCCGGAGTGGAGTTGATCTGGAGTGTCCCGAGCTGCTGGACGAGCGTAAAGGAGACATCCTCGGTTTCGTCTTTCGTGAGGGTGACAATCTCTGTTGCCGGATCGTATCCCACCAGTTCAACGGTGACATTGTAGGTCCCGACCGGTTTGTCTGCCAGGGTTGCGTTCGTGAGGTCGCCCGTAACAGTGCCATTGAGATATACCGCTGCCCCCGAGGGAGTGGAGTTGATCTGCAATGTCCCGAGCTGCTGGACGAGCGTAAAGGAGACCTCTTCGGTCTCGTCCTTGGAGAGGGTGACGATCTCCGTTGCCGGATCGTATCCCTCCAGTTCAACGGTGACATTATACGTCCCGACCGGTTTGTCTGTGAGGGTGGCGTTCGTGAGGTCCCCGGTTGCGGTTCCGTTGAGATAGACCGCCGCTCCGGAGGGCGTGGAGTTGATCTGCAGTGTCCCGAGCTGCTGCACGAGGGTGAATGCAACCTCCTCGGTTTCGTCCTTGGAGAGGGTGACGACTTCCGTTGCCGGGTCGTATCCGTCCAGTTCAACCGTCACATTGTAGGTCCCGACCGGTTTGTCTGCGAGGGTGACGTTCGTGAGGTCACCGGTTGCAGTTCCGTTGAGATATACCGCCGCTCCGGAGGGAGTGGAGTTGATCTGCAATATCCCGAGCTGCTGCACCAGGGTGAAACTCACGTCCTCGGTCTCGTCCTTGGAGAGGGTGACGACCTCTGTCGCCGGATCGTATCCATTCAACTCGACGGTGACATTGTAGGTCCCGACCGGTTTGTCTGCGAGGGTGGCGTTCGTGAGGTCTCCCGTATCAGTGCCATTGAGATATACCGCTGCCCCCGAGGGAGTGGAGTTGATCTGCAATGTTCCGAGCTGCTGGACGAGCGTAAAGGAGACTTCCTCGGTCTCGTCCTTGGAGAGGGTGACGATCTCGGTTGCCGGGTCGTATCCCTCCAGTTCAACGGTGACGTTGTAGGTCCCGACCGGTTTGTCTGCGAGGGTGACGTTCGTGAGGTCGCCGGTCGCGGTGCCGTTGAGGTAGACCGCCGCTCCCCAGGGAGTGGAGTTGATCTGCAATATCCCGAGCTGCTGCACGAGGGTAAAGGAGACATCCTCGGTCTCGTCCTTGGAGAGGGTGACGATCTCTGTCGCCGGGTCGTATCCGTCCTTCAGGACGGTGACATTATAGGTCCCTACGGGTTTGTCTGCGAGGGTGGCATTCGTGAGGTCACCGGTTGCGGTTCCGTTGAGATAGACCGCCGCTCCGGAGGGCGTGGAGTTGATCTGCAGTGTCCCGAGCTGCTGCACGAGGGTGAATGCAACCTCCTCGGTTTCGTCCTTGGAGAGGGTGACAATCTCGGTTGCCGGGTCGTATCCGTCCAGTTCAACCGTCACATTGTAGGTCCCGACCGGTTTGTCTGCGAGGGTGACGTTCGTGAGGTCACCGGTTGCGGTGCCATTCAGGTAGACACTGGCTCCCGCCGGTGTGGAGTTGATCTGCAATGTCCCGAGCTGCTGCACCAGGGTGAAACTCACGTC
The sequence above is drawn from the Methanofollis fontis genome and encodes:
- the nudC gene encoding NAD(+) diphosphatase translates to MKRSGRAYSTMTAFVPHYATDRLVFHDPDPTDAPPLYVHVVDAAVVCGPGGRVLHEAPPDGCGDASIPLGSLDGRQVFALGCEAVPEGFRAVPLRDLFGLVDDETLGIAGRAVQCMEFDRTHRYCGRCGTETRMKEDEIARVCPSCGLVVYPVLSPAVIVRVVRGDRILLARSPGFPRGRYSVIAGFVEPGETLEHAVQREVAEETGISVANLRYFGSQPWPFPHSLMIGFTADYAGGEVRPDGVEVEEAAWFTADSLPDLPGRASISRALIDDWLEEQ
- a CDS encoding adenosylcobalamin-dependent ribonucleoside-diphosphate reductase; amino-acid sequence: MTDSVVDSILAARYLRKGEKTFEDICHRVAVALARNEGERQEYYEAMHSLRFLPNSPTLMNAGTEIGQLSACFTLYVGDSIPEIFHALEWGALIHKSGGGTGYNFSKIRPEGAPVQSTDGVASGPISFMKVFNAATDVIKQGGRRRGANMGILNVWHPDVLRFIHAKNVEGELSNFNISVMVNDRFMEFVESGQMGKVWITHPYTDEEITVGAIWNGIIDGIWRNGEPGVLFYDEINRKNPTPQLGDIDTTNPCGEQPLLPFESCVLGSINLSKFVSGSAIDEESLKRTVRMAVRFLDAVIDNNVFPIPQIEEATGKTRKVGLGLMGVHDALLMLGLPYDAEEGRRLCERVMALVNDTAVEESHVLAGERGVFPAFEGSVWGEYGMRNAALTTIAPTGTISLLAGCSSGVEPVFSYAYTRKNTVGKTFVMLHPIFEAELRRVVGALGLGSDEVEERVQAVIDHVHETGTVRDIGWLPVSFRRLFQTALDIDWRDHVRMQAVFQRHVHASISKTINMPNAATREEIGEAVLMAWRSGLKGMTIYRTGSREDVVLALKEKKPAEKPEEKPTTRPKELAGRTYLCQSGCCRLYITVNLLGDRPWEVFIRTVGSGGCEANSNALGRAISTGLQNGVPYQKFVKQFAKVNCISALKNPASEGLSCADVVGRCIDLAASKQTITTLDTWEITDVTGKKKNLCPECGAELDFGEGCNQGICKNCGWSGCS